In Archangium violaceum, the following are encoded in one genomic region:
- a CDS encoding GPW/gp25 family protein, with product MTNPARPLVGFPLLPVPDERGELHFPTLDASVRQSIEVILRTRPREQLMRPEFGAGLEDFIGEPNVLGTRRRIRDLVAESLARWEPRIDVERIDVLETDDAPSHVRVELVYRLRRTGAVQGLGLTLDLGA from the coding sequence ATGACGAATCCCGCACGACCCCTGGTGGGCTTCCCGCTCCTGCCCGTTCCCGACGAGCGCGGGGAGCTTCACTTTCCGACGCTCGACGCGAGCGTGCGCCAGTCCATCGAGGTCATCCTGCGCACCCGCCCGCGCGAGCAGCTCATGCGCCCCGAGTTCGGCGCGGGCCTGGAGGATTTCATCGGAGAGCCCAATGTGCTGGGAACGCGCCGGCGCATCCGTGACCTGGTGGCGGAGTCCCTGGCTCGCTGGGAACCCCGCATCGACGTGGAGCGCATCGACGTGCTGGAGACCGATGACGCGCCGTCGCACGTCCGGGTGGAACTCGTCTACCGGCTGCGCCGGACGGGCGCGGTCCAAGGCCTCGGGCTGACCCTGGATCTCGGAGCCTAG